A segment of the Streptococcus dysgalactiae subsp. dysgalactiae genome:
CCTTCAGAAACCGAAATTTTATTTCCGGTTTGGCTTCAAGAAGACCTGGAACTTTTTTAGAAGAGCTAATTCCTTCTGTAGCAGTTTATTCTCTTTTTCAAGTTTTTTTATCTCAAATTGAGCATGATGAAGTGCGCTCCCGTGTCCTGGGAACGCACTTTCTCCATATTTTTCATATTCTTGAACCCATCGATAAAGACTATTGGGATGAATTTCTAAAGTTGAACTAACCATTTTTACAGACTGCTCTTCCTCAAGGATGAGTTTTACAGCAGAGAGTTTGAAGGCTTTATCAAAGGTTTTTCTTGGCATAATGACTTTTCCTCGTTTCCACTTAATTTTGTGTCTACTTTATTATACCAAGTTCACCCCAAAAGTTAGATTTATTGTTTAACTTTTGGGGTGCAGTTCAAGTTCCAATTCTTTTTTTATTTGATTTTTTCTTCTTTGTAATCACACGTTTCATTACTACAAACCACTTGTTTGCCGCCACCACGTACTTTCTTTTCAACCAGATAGTCACCAGACTTAGGACAGTCACGTCCAACTGGTAAATCCCAAGAAGTGAAGTCACATTCTGGGTAGCGATCACAACCATAAAAAATCCGATTGCGCTTAGTTTTTCGTTCAATGACTTGTCCCTTATGACAAATTGGACAGGTAACACCGATTTCTTTAGTGATGGCTTTTGTATTACGACACTCAGGGAAGTTGCTGCACGCGTAAAATTTCCCAAAACGTCCTAGCTTAATGACCATTGGGTGGCCACAAACATCACAGTCAAAACCAGCTGGTTCATCTTTGATTTGAATCTTTTCAATTTCAGACTCAGCCTTATTCAATTCTTTGACAAAGGGTTGATAGAATTGATCGATGACATGTTGCCATTCTTCTTCGCCGATTTCCACTTGATCTAGCTTACCTTCCATCTCGGCAGTAAAGGCAACATCAACAATATCTGGGAAAAATTCGACAATAAGCTTGTTGACAATTTCCCCAAGCTCAGTTGGCTCAAAGCGCTTAGCAGATAATTTAACATAGTACCTGCGTTGAATCACTTCTAAGGTTGGGGCATAAGTTGATGGTCGACCGACCCCATTTTCTTCTAAAGTTTTAATCAGAGTTGCTTCAGAGTAGCGAGCCGGAGGTTGCGTGAAGTGCTGTTCTGGAGAAGTTGATACCTTTTTAACGGTTTCCCCTTCTTCCATTTCAGGTAACATTTTGTTTTTATCCGAGTCATTGTAAACAGCCATATACCCATCGAATTTCATTTGGCTGCCATTGGCAACAAAAAGCATGCCATTTTGCTCCAAGTTCACCTTTACGGTGTCAAAAACAGCTGCTGTCATTTGGCTAGCCACAAAACGATTCCAAATCAGAGTATAAAGTTTTAACTGATCCTTGTTAAGGTATTTGGCAATAGCTTCCGGTGTATGATTGACGCTAGATGGACGAATAGCTTCGTGAGCATCTTGGGCACCACTGGTATTTTTGACACGATTTCCATGTTTAGAATAATTAGCTCCAAAACGATTATTGATAAATTGGGCAGCATCATTTTGCGCTACAGGACTAATCCGTGTAGAATCGGTACGCATATAGGTAATTAAACCTTGAGTTCCATTTTCTCCTAAATGAATCCCCTCATACAATTGTTGGGCTACCATCATGGTTTTACGCGTTCTGAAATTGATTTTATTAGCAGCGTCTTGTTGTAGAGAAGAGGTCGTATAAGGTAATGGGGCATTTCGACGGCGCTCTTTTTTCTCAACCTTACTAACCAAGAAATCATCACCTTTTAATTTAGCAAGAACTGCTTTAACGTCATCATTGTTGGAAAGTTTCATCTTCTTGCCATCAAGACCGTAAAAACTTGCTTGAAACTTTTTGGTTCCTTTTTTGAAGAGGCCATCAATAGACCAGTATTCTTCTGGAACAAAGGCTTTGATTTCATTTTCTCGGTCAATAATTAATTTTAGAGCAACCGACTGGACACGTCCTGCTGAAAGGCCTTTTTTGACCTTTTTCCAAAGAATAGGTGAGATGGAGTAACCTACAATACGGTCTAAGACACGACGAGCTTGTTGAGAATCCACCAGGTTCATATCAATTTGACGAGGTTCCACAAAAGCATTTTTCACCGCATCTTTGGTAATTTCATTGAAAACCACTCGGTTTTTATCTTCAGGATCGAGTCCTAGAATATGTGACAAATGCCAAGAAATAGCCTCTCCCTCACGGTCCGGGTCACTTGCCAAGTAAACTTTTTTAGCAGCTTTGGCTTCTTTTTTCAAAGAGTTGATAAGGGGGCCCTTACCACGGATATTAATGTATTGTGGCTCATAATTATTATCAAAATCAATAGACATAGAGGATTTTTTTAAGTCACGAATATGCCCTACTGAAGCGACAACTTTGTAACTGCGTCCAAGATATTTTTCAATAGTCTTAGCTTTTGCAGGTGATTCAACAATAACAAGATTTTTCTTTGCTGCTGATTTCTTTTTAGTCCCCGTTTTCGGCTTAGTTGTAGTTTTTGTTCCCAATTCGACACACTTCCTATAACAGTTTGCTTAAAGCTTATAGCATAATATCCCATTTTTAAGGAACTGTCAATAAAAAAATGCTATATAGGAAGAAACTTTGTTATTTTTGATATTCGGAAAGGATGTCCATCCCTGATGTGACGCAGGTTGCTCCCTCTTTTATAAGCTGTAAACAACCTTCGGATTCGCCGTCCAAAATGTTCCCTGGAACAGCAAAAATATCTCGCCCCTCTTCTGTCCCAATTTGACAAGTAATCAAGGAACCTGAGCGATTTTTTGCTTCAACGACAAGAATACCTCGACTAAGCCCTGCAATAATACGATTGCGTTCCGGAAAGTGATACGATAGTGGTTCTTCTCCTGGACCATATTCCGTCAAGATAAGGTGTTTCCTTCCTAAGAATGTTTGTAATTCTCGATTTTCTTTAGGGTAAAAACGGTCTAATCCTGTTCCTATCACCGCAATGGTTTGTCCTCCATTTTTAAGGCAGGCTAAATGTGCACTAGTGTCAATACCTCGAGCAAGTCCGCTAACAATCACAAAACGGTTCCCGAGTTCTTTAAGAATTTTACGGACAGACTTTACTCCAGTATCGCTTGAGCGCCTTGAGCCCACAATGGCTAATTTAGGTTTATCAAGAAGGTCTAAATTGCCTTGAAAAAACAAGAGGACGGGCGGATTATATATTTCTTTCAAAGCCATTGGGTAATGTTTATCTAGGATAGAAATACTAGGGAATTGTTTAAATTCCATTTTTAACTTTTGGATATCTAACTGCTTATAGGTTTCTATAAAGTGAGACGGGTGCTTACAACAGGAAACAACGGCCATGTCTTGAAGCGATAAGTATTTTTCCTGTTGTTTTTGGTAGTCAAGAATATTGAGAATATTTTTATTAGTCAGTCCAGCCTTCTTTAGCTTATAAAGTTCAAAATGATTCACTAAGTTACCTCCCTACTTCTTTTATTCGAAAAATAAAGAAAAAAAGTCTGCAATCTGCAGAACTTTTTAAAGGTTATTAGAATTAGTTAGTAAGCTTTAATAAGGATTACATGGACTTGATTGGTTCAAAACTCTTGCGATGAATCGGTGTTATCCCGTGTGTCCGCAAACCGTCTAAATGTTCTTTGGTGCCATAGCCTGCATTTTTAGCAAAGCCATAACCAGGAAAAATGCGATCATAGTTAGCCATCATCTGATCTCTGGTGACCTTAGCTACAATTGATGCTGCTGCAATAGACAAGGAATTGGCATCGCCTTTAATAATAGACTGTTGTGGAATGGCAATATCCAATGTCATGGCATCAATCAAGAGATAATCTGGCTGTGTGAGTTGGCCCTCCAACTGTTTAATAGCTTCTAGCATAGCTAGTTTGGTTGCTTCATAAATATTAACCTCATCAATCAGCTGATTATCAATAATACCGATACCGATAGCCAAAGCCTTTTCTTTCACTGCCTGATAAATGGTCTCATGTTTAGCTTTAGGGATTTTTTTAGAATCATTCAGACCTTTAATTTTGAAATGTTGAGGTAAGATGACACAAGCTGCGACAACGGGACCTGCTAGGGGGCCACGTCCCACCTCATCAATACCTGCAATGGCTTGGTAGCCTTCTTTATAAAGCGCTTTTTCATAAGAAAGCATGGCTTCTAATCGTTCTTCCTCTGCTAAGTCGGTCTGAATAGCCTTTTGTCGACTTTTTAGCGCTTTTTGGACGCCTAACCTAGCGTCAGTTGCCAATTCTTGAAAGAGGGGGTCTGAGAGGGTAGTAACAGCTTCCAGGCTTTCTTTGATGGCTTTAATACTAGTCGACATCCATATCTCCCACCTGATCTAAGGTGTATTGACCTAATTTACCATCACGAACTTCCTTAACGAATAAAGTGTAGAAACGGTCGTAATCATCTTTAAATCCCAGTTGGCGTGTCAAGGTCATAATGATTTCAGGAGCTTCTTCCTCAAGAGGAATATTCTTAAAACGCTTAGTAAGGCGACTAGGATAATGTGTTTTAAAGTAATTCAAACCAAAAATAGTAACCTCATCCATTGGCAGTAATTGGTCCTTGATAGCACCTGTTAAAGCTAATTTTAAGCCAACCAATTCGTCTTCAAATTTTGGCCATAAAATACCAGGGGTATCTAGAATTTCCAATTCCTTATTGGACTTCAACCATTGTTGCCCTTTGGTCACACCAGGTTTATTACCAACCACAGCAATTTTCTTACCAGCCAAGCGATTCATCAAGGTAGATTTGCCAGCATTTGGAATGCCAATAATCATGGTTCGTAAGGTTTCTTTTTGAATACCACGATTACGTAGGCGCTGAATTTTATCAGCCATGAGTTCCTTGGCTGCCTCTGTTACTTTTTTAACTGTTGATTGTTCTTTAGAATTGATGGCTAGTGTTTTAATGCCTTGACTTTTATAGTAG
Coding sequences within it:
- the topA gene encoding type I DNA topoisomerase; amino-acid sequence: MGTKTTTKPKTGTKKKSAAKKNLVIVESPAKAKTIEKYLGRSYKVVASVGHIRDLKKSSMSIDFDNNYEPQYINIRGKGPLINSLKKEAKAAKKVYLASDPDREGEAISWHLSHILGLDPEDKNRVVFNEITKDAVKNAFVEPRQIDMNLVDSQQARRVLDRIVGYSISPILWKKVKKGLSAGRVQSVALKLIIDRENEIKAFVPEEYWSIDGLFKKGTKKFQASFYGLDGKKMKLSNNDDVKAVLAKLKGDDFLVSKVEKKERRRNAPLPYTTSSLQQDAANKINFRTRKTMMVAQQLYEGIHLGENGTQGLITYMRTDSTRISPVAQNDAAQFINNRFGANYSKHGNRVKNTSGAQDAHEAIRPSSVNHTPEAIAKYLNKDQLKLYTLIWNRFVASQMTAAVFDTVKVNLEQNGMLFVANGSQMKFDGYMAVYNDSDKNKMLPEMEEGETVKKVSTSPEQHFTQPPARYSEATLIKTLEENGVGRPSTYAPTLEVIQRRYYVKLSAKRFEPTELGEIVNKLIVEFFPDIVDVAFTAEMEGKLDQVEIGEEEWQHVIDQFYQPFVKELNKAESEIEKIQIKDEPAGFDCDVCGHPMVIKLGRFGKFYACSNFPECRNTKAITKEIGVTCPICHKGQVIERKTKRNRIFYGCDRYPECDFTSWDLPVGRDCPKSGDYLVEKKVRGGGKQVVCSNETCDYKEEKIK
- the dprA gene encoding DNA-processing protein DprA, with product MNHFELYKLKKAGLTNKNILNILDYQKQQEKYLSLQDMAVVSCCKHPSHFIETYKQLDIQKLKMEFKQFPSISILDKHYPMALKEIYNPPVLLFFQGNLDLLDKPKLAIVGSRRSSDTGVKSVRKILKELGNRFVIVSGLARGIDTSAHLACLKNGGQTIAVIGTGLDRFYPKENRELQTFLGRKHLILTEYGPGEEPLSYHFPERNRIIAGLSRGILVVEAKNRSGSLITCQIGTEEGRDIFAVPGNILDGESEGCLQLIKEGATCVTSGMDILSEYQK
- a CDS encoding ribonuclease HII, with the translated sequence MSTSIKAIKESLEAVTTLSDPLFQELATDARLGVQKALKSRQKAIQTDLAEEERLEAMLSYEKALYKEGYQAIAGIDEVGRGPLAGPVVAACVILPQHFKIKGLNDSKKIPKAKHETIYQAVKEKALAIGIGIIDNQLIDEVNIYEATKLAMLEAIKQLEGQLTQPDYLLIDAMTLDIAIPQQSIIKGDANSLSIAAASIVAKVTRDQMMANYDRIFPGYGFAKNAGYGTKEHLDGLRTHGITPIHRKSFEPIKSM
- the ylqF gene encoding ribosome biogenesis GTPase YlqF; amino-acid sequence: MAMIQWFPGHMSKARRQVQENLKHVDFVTILVDARLPLSSQNPMLTKIVGDKPKLMILNKADLADATRTKEWKAYYKSQGIKTLAINSKEQSTVKKVTEAAKELMADKIQRLRNRGIQKETLRTMIIGIPNAGKSTLMNRLAGKKIAVVGNKPGVTKGQQWLKSNKELEILDTPGILWPKFEDELVGLKLALTGAIKDQLLPMDEVTIFGLNYFKTHYPSRLTKRFKNIPLEEEAPEIIMTLTRQLGFKDDYDRFYTLFVKEVRDGKLGQYTLDQVGDMDVD